In Argiope bruennichi chromosome 4, qqArgBrue1.1, whole genome shotgun sequence, a single window of DNA contains:
- the LOC129965832 gene encoding reversion-inducing cysteine-rich protein with Kazal motifs-like, producing the protein MRERYRSHSRYDLRIFTEFIFIVGLISALYLVDAASIRCCSYANGSCRSACEQLSLVSMATDQMELEVSLQKLNDLCLRPYMISFWNCMNETLEEVDKGKGWIGRPCCRIPQSEKCMRACLQAQSLLDLTSSCRRSDEIAFYTCIERQEAGEQCCKNAQTSNCHEACKDVFVGSFTPTKAVREAVHRYCSEGNPKIQQCVHSYIHVTPADHPFRNMHCCDRSPSTQCRAACKETLRTETTTQEIVDGLTRGGCGPPLPQDRLWQCFLINSAANEPGGSLIQSEKVGMDSAKLQCCFRAATINCQRLCIETFSNQWTSSWNDFDRLCQYQLAESEMTRCLTEVDEPCELGCEGLGYCTNFNFRPTELFRSCNQRSDRAAQNDVESWENGIIHLPMMEIPVLKISQCYSEVWKAIACALQIKPCHNEAHVNRICKADCIDILNKCVDRSRLKHNQNPVTLCEILSPPGNDTPCISLLPYLVKSKYIQEALEITHPCKPNKCKGLHDVCMVDRNCLTHQKCNQYACVPGCRMGDMSQLIVPRNSFVRVPSNTHGPHCHMVCYCNPESVLEDCMTPSCISTDHCWHEGKRYNHNTLFVDGCKTCFCYDGEVTCSPKQCNSGLPCNCQDHYVPVCGANGKTYPSACLARCKGLTDDQFEFGACYDSDPCSPNSCHPYHRCVPKKRVCLSIRHRSCKQYDCVNMQHNCNQLPKSPVCDTDNVEHPNICWMLQRRKALAYYGKCMSHCRGNGLVCGHNGETYASECAAWAERVSVDYKGACAAVGSRHGKNSRCAGIKCSPLPSEHCTKVFPPGGCCPICGASLRLLYSQKLSDWSVEAIRDVDPVVIQTIAEKFREHVKVTECDVFAYLSLESDIIVLVIAISDSPTKLQVEACNREAEKLQALIKQQSPTLLTELPLSFFTTAIMIDPVSDSSAQINFSLFNLFVISLFTSIYLHIQRTL; encoded by the exons ATTTCCTTCTGGAACTGCATGAACGAAACGTTAGAAG AGGTGGACAAAGGGAAAGGATGGATTGGCCGACCCTGCTGTCGGATACCTCAATCTGAAAAGTGCATGAGAGCTTGTTTGCAG GCGCAGTCTTTACTCGATCTCACATCTTCGTGTCGGAGAAGTGATGAGATTGCTTTCTACACCTGCATTGAAAGGCAAGAAG CTGGAGAACAGTGCTGTAAAAATGCTCAAACAAGTAACTGCCACGAAGCATGCAAAGATGTTTTCGTGGGTTCCTTTACTCCTACCAAAGCTGTGCGAGAAGCCGTCCATAGATACTGCTCTGAAGGAAATCCAAAGATCCAACAGTGTGTTCATTCCTACATTCATGTTACTCCAGCCGATCACCCATTTAGAA ATATGCATTGTTGTGATCGATCACCTTCTACTCAGTGTCGAGCTGCTTGTAAGGAAACTCTAAGAACAGAGACAACAACTCAGGAAATCGTGGACGGACTTACTCGAGGAGGATGCGGTCCGCCTCTTCCACAG GATCGATTATGGCAATGTTTTTTGATCAATTCTGCTGCTAATGAACCTGGAGGCTCTTTGATACAGTCTGAAAAAGTGGGAATGGACAGTGCCAAATTGCAGTGTTGTTTCAGAGCGGCCACAATCAACTGCCAACGATTATGCATCGAA aCATTTAGTAATCAGTGGACCAGCAGTTGGAATGACTTTGATCGTTTGTGTCAGTATCAACTTGCAGAATCAGAAATGACTCGATGCTTAACTGAAG TTGATGAGCCATGTGAATTGGGCTGTGAAGGCCTGGGCTACTGCACCAACTTCAATTTTCGCCCTACCGAGCTATTCCGCAGTTGCAATCAGCGATCTGATCGGGCAGCCCAGAACGATGTAGAATCCTGGGAAAATGGTATTATCCACCTCCCAATGATGGAGATACCTGTCTTGAAGATATCTCAATGCTATTCAGAAGTATGGAAAGCTATCGCTTGTGCGCTACAGATCAAACCATGTCACAATGAAGCTCATGTCAATAGAATATGCAA GGCTGATTGCATCGATATTTTGAACAAGTGCGTGGACCGCAGCCGTCTGAAACACAACCAAAATCCTGTTACATTGTGTGAGATCTTGTCGCCTCCAGGGAATGATACACCTTGTATATCTTTATTGCCTTATCTGG tcaaaagcAAGTACATCCAAGAAGCATTAGAAATTACGCATCCCTGTAAGCCAAATAAATGTAAAGGTCTTCATGATGTGTGCATGGTGGATAGAAACTGCTTAACTCATCAAAAATGCAATCAGTATGCTTGTGTCCCag GTTGCAGAATGGGAGATATGTCACAACTCATAGTTCCAAGGAATTCTTTTGTACGTGTTCCTAGCAATACACACGGACCTCACTGTCATATGGTTTGTTATTGCAACCCTGAAAGTGTGCTAGAAGATTGTATGACACCTTCTTGTATTAGCACTGATCATTGTTGGCATGAAGGAAAGCGATATA ATCACAATACATTGTTTGTTGATGGCTGTAAAACTTGTTTTTGTTATGATGGGGAAGTAACCTGCTCTCCAAAACAATGCAATTCAG gtctACCCTGTAATTGCCAAGATCATTATGTTCCTGTATGTGGTGCTAATGGCAAAACGTATCCAAGTGCTTGTTTGGCTag ATGTAAAGGTCTTACTGATGATCAGTTTGAATTTGGTGCCTGCTATGATTCTGATCCATGCAGTCCAAATTCCTGCCATCCTTATCACAG atgtgtCCCGAAAAAAAGGGTTTGTCTAAGTATTAGACACAGAAGTTGCAAGCAATATGATTGTG ttaacatGCAACATAACTGCAATCAGCTACCTAAATCACCAGTCTGTGATACAGATAATGTTGAGCATCCTAATATTTGCTGGATGCTACAACGAAGAAAGGCTTTAGCATACTATGGAAAATGTATG TCTCATTGTCGAGGCAATGGATTAGTTTGTGGTCACAATGGAGAGACATATGCAAGTGAATGTGCTGCTTGGGCTGAAAGAGTTTCAGTTGATTACAAAGGTGCTTGTGCAGCTGTTGGATCCAGAC ATGGGAAAAATTCTAGATGTGCTGGCATCAAATGTTCACCTCTACCATCAGAGCATTGTACCAAAGTTTTTCCACCAGGAGGCTGTTGCCCTATATGTG gtGCATCTCTCAGACTTCTTTACAGTCAGAAGTTATCTGATTGGTCAGTTGAAGCCATCCGAGATGTGGATCCAGTAGTGATTCAAACAATTGCTGAAAAATTCAGAGAACATGTGAAAGTTACTGAATGTGATGTGTTTGCATACTTAAGTCTGGAATCAGACATAATTGTACTAGTCATAGCTATTAGTGATAGTCCCACTAAGTTACAAGTTGAAGCCTGCAATCGAGAAGCAGAAAAACTTCAAGCTTTAATAAAGCAACAGAGTCCTACATTGCTCACTGAACTGCCACTTTCATTTTTCACAACTGCGATAATGATTGATCCAGTTTCAGATAGCAGTGCTCAAATTAACTTTAGtctgtttaatttatttgttatttcactATTTACATCCATTTACTTACACATACAAAGgacattataa